CACACCGGCTGCGGTACCTGGGCTTGGGAAGGCGTGTTCTGGGCGATTCGGGACACCACCGAATTCCAAGTGAACAACACGCAAGTCACCGGCAACTTGAACACCGTTCTGGAAGACAACTTCCAAGGTCTTTCGTACAACGGTGGTGGCGGTCTTTCCAATATCGACGACTACTACAACAACGCCTTAAATCACCGACTTCGTCGCACATCGGATTTCTACAATCTTGAACTGAACATGTTCCAAGATCCGACCATGTTCACTTGCAACACGGGTTGCAACAACTTCTCGGTGGGTGTCCTGGGTGGTGTTCGCTACTTCCGATTCGCTGAATCGCTGTCTTACTCTGCCGACACGGTCGACTATAGCTACACCGGTCAAGTCGACGAAGTCAACTACGATATCGACGTATCGAATAACCTGATTGGTCCGCAGATCGGCCTCATCGGCAACTGGACACACGGCTGCTGGAACGTTCACCTGGGTACCAAGTTCGGTATCTACGGTAACATCGTTACGCAGGATTCCGAACTGTATGGTGCCAACGGATACGCAGTAGTCGACAATGTCGCCAGCCCAAACAATGGTGGAGCATTTGACCTGAACAGCTCACGAAGCCGAGTTACCTTCCTGGGTGAACTCGATCTGGGCGTCGATTACCAAGTGTTCAACTGCCTGACTTTCAAGGGTGGTTACCGAGCCCTTGCCGCGAGCGGCGTTGGCCTGGCAGCCGACCAGATCCCGCAAAACTTTGAAGACTTCGCTGTTGTTAATCATGTACAAGCATCAAGCGACATAATCCTTCATGGTGCTTACTTCGGCGGCGAGTTCGTCTGGTAAGACATTGCATTTACGATCTGTTATGCCAAACAGAAAAAAGCCGTTCCCTTGGGAGCGGCTTTTTTTAATTCTTGCTTTTTGTCTCATGGCTTCTTCGATTGGGGGCGACCAAAGAAGCAGCGAAGACTTTGTGCAGAGACTACGTAGCCGCCTTTTGCAGGCTTTGATTGTACAGCTCGACAAGCGTGACCGATGGGTTGGCCAACTTGAGAACCGGAGCAAACTCTTCGTAGTCGGCGTCGACTTTTTCCAAAGTCTCAGCGACCGTTGGACCACCCTTCATCACTTTTTCGTAGCCCGACTGGAAACGCTCCAACTCTTTCCACGATTCGTCGGCGGTTGCCGGCAATAGTGCAGAGAGTGCAACAGCAACACGTCCCGGCTCTTGTTCCGGAGAGGCCAGGTAATCTTCGAGATCCAGGTGTGATTCAATCAGTTCAGCGAATGCTTCTGGCAAACTCCAGCCGCGAGCAATCACACCGCCTGCTTCTGCGTGGGTCCACCCAAACGTTTCGCGTTCCAGATCTGACATACGAGCTTGGCCTTCGCTACGACCCTCGATCAGCGTGCGGTACTTGTCGCCAAGCTCTTTCGCCAGCAACGGCACAGCCATGTCTTGCAGCAGAGCAGCGGCAAACAAATCTTCGGCATCCTTCAAGCCCAGATGCTTTCCAACAGATCGGGCAAACAGACCGCGGCGCAGAGAATCTTGCCACAGGCTTTTGAGATCAAATGGGCCACTCTTTGGGTTGGGCATCAAGCTGAAGACAGCACTCCAAAGTGCGAAATTCTTGATCGTGCGAATCCCCACAAGCGTAATAGCAAGCTTTACGTTGGAAATCTCTCGCGAGAAACCGAAGTACGACGAGTTTACGAATCGCAATACCTGTCCGGTCAGCCCTGGATCAGCTTCGATGGGTACCGCAAATTCTGCGGGTCCATTTTCGGGGTCTTGAGCGAGTTCTAACAATCGAATAGCGCTTTGCGGTAAAGCAGGCAGTTGGGCTCCGGCCAGCAGATCTTTAAGAGAAGTATTTTGAGTCATCGTGATTCTCATCCCGTCAATTTTGGAAGCGAAAAGTTCCCCCGGTCGCTCGGTTCGAAACGCAGACCGCACGTGAAATAAATAGGTCACGGCACACCTTGAGGCAACTTTCGATTTTCGAAGATTGAGCTTTCACGGAAATCCAGCGGTGTCGCTCACGCATCGCGTTTCCAAAAAGCAACATCGCACACCCATATTGTGAGGCAAGAACGCCACAGGAAAGTAGCAACCAGTCAGCATCCACGTTCTGCAACCGACTTTCACTACAGAGGTTAGGGAAACCCAGTGACAATTCAGGCCGTCATGGCACATTCTCTGCAAAACAGGAGGAGGAACGACTTCTTGCTTTTCAAGTATTTGCAGAAACGAACTTTCCGTGATTCGCTTGCTTCTTTGTGTTTTTCTCGTACTCGGAGCGTTGTGGACAGCGACCTCCATGGTGCTGCCAACGCGTGGCCCGGCTGCTCAGCCGGAAGTCACGGTCATCTGGCGGCGAACCGACCAAGGATGGCTACGAGCCGAGAGTTGGCTCGTAACGAAAGATTATCTCTATCAGGAACCGAAGCCCCCACTTTATCCGATGACGCTCCTCCCGATTATCGTCACGCTGAGTATCGGGGCCCTCGTGCTAGGGCAGCCAAGAGATTGACGCGTTGCTCTTGAACGATCACTCTTCTTCTTCCATCCCTTCGCCGGAATCCGCATTCGATTCGATCTCAGCACGAAGCTCGTCGATCTTCATCGCTAGCCGGGTCAAATCCGGAATATTGTCGACGTTCATCTTCTTGAAGACGTTATGGCGACGTGCCTCGACAGTTCTTAGGCTTACATCCAGCCGATTGGCGATTACTTTGTTCGCCTTGCCGACCATCATGAGTTTCATAACTTCGCGTTCGCCGGCGTTCAGCTTCTCGTAGTTTTCTTTGGCTTCGGCCGACTCTTTGGATTCCTGCCTCCAACGGGCATCCAAGGCGATCGCTTCATTAACCGAATCGACGATTTCCTGCTGCTGGCAAGGCTTTTCCAGAAAGGTGATCGCACCGTTACGCATCGCTTTCACCGCGATCTGCATATTCGCATGCGCCGAGATAAGGATGACTGGAATGCGTTCCCCCATTTCAACCAATTGCTCTTGCAGTTCTAAACCACTAAGCCCCAACATTCGCATATCGGTTACGACGCAACCGGGACGGTTGGCATCGAATGATTGCAAATATTGTTCAGCGGATGCAAACGTTTCGACTTGAAGGCCGAGGGAACGAATGAGCATCCCAATCGATTCACGTGCCGCAGGGTCGTCGTCAATGACAAACACGGTCGGATTCGTCGGCATAGCCAGTTACCTGTTGGAGGGAAGTTGGAAGCGTAAAGAAAAAGCTTGTACCGCGTGAAGTGCCAGATTCAACCCAAATCTTGCCCCCATGCGACTCGATAATCGTGCGACTGATAGATAGGCCCATCCCCATTCCTTTTTCCTTGGTGGACTGAAACGCCTCGAACACGTCGAAGGCCGGAGGAAGCCCTACACCGTAGTCACGCACCGAAATCTGAACCATCGGGTCTTGCTTGGTTTCCACAAGTTTCGACTTAATTTCGATGATACGTTCGGCATTGTTGTCATCAATCGCATCAATCGCATTGGTGATCAAATTGATCAAGACCTGTTCTATTTGAATTCTATCCACAAATACACGGGGCGTCGAAGAATCTATCTCAAGAGAAATCTCGATCGCCTGCTCTTCCAAAAGCGGTGTCAGGAGAGCAATCGAGTCGCCCAGCAAATCTTTGATCTCAGCGGATTCCGCTTTGGGAGCAGTACGACTAACGAAATTCCGAAGTCGGCGAATAATCTCGGCGGCACGCCGGGCTTGCTGGCCAATTCTTGAAACGCACTGCTGCAAACTCGGCTTATCAATCCCCTCAGGCAACTTGAGGAGGTTTTCACAAGTCCCAGCGTAGTTCGAGATTGCGTAAAGCGGTTGATTTACCTCGTGAGCAAGCCCCGCGACCAATTCTCCCATGGCCGTCAATCGCAGAAAGTGGGCGAGCTCTGCGTTATGCCGCCGGATTTCTTCCTCGGCATTGACCTTCTCGGTGATGTCGTGAACAACTCCAACCACATGTGAGTTCTGGCTATCGGACACGTGGACAGGAGAAATAGAGATCTCAACCCAGCGAAATTCCTCGTTTTCAGCCTGGATCCTTATTGTGTCGCGTGCCGGTTGTCTGGAATGAATCCCTGCGACTATCAAACGCAATCGGGCATCGTAACGCGAATCACAGCGAATGACTTTCAGTCCGATTTGGCCGACTAATTCGCGATCGCAACCGACAATCTCAAGAAATGCCTGGTTGCAGTCGACAACCTTGATCTCGCCGAGAGAGAGTTGAACGATAAAGATTCCATCCCCCGCCGAAGCAATCGCTCGGTCGCGAATACGCATTTCTGTTTCGGCTGCTTTGCGTAGGGTAATGTCTTGAAACACATATTGCGTCGCATTTTGACCGTAATAATCCACCGAGGTGGTCATCAATTCAACGTCTAAAAGCGTCCCGTCAACCCGACGCAAAACGTACTCATTTAGTTGGCTTGGTGAACGTCTATCAGCATTCCCTTCATCGCCTCTGCCCAAGACTCCGTTATCTGGGATGTCAAATGCTTCGATAAACTTTCCGACCACTTCGGCCGTGGAACTAGCCCGCAAACATTTTTGAGCCATTCCATTGGCGAGGACAATCTTTCCTTCACATGCGACGACGATCGACGTCGGAGAATGATCGATCAGAGCGCGGTACCGCTGTTCGCTGTTGCGAAGCGCTTCTTCTGCCTCCATCTTCTCGCGTTGTAGACGCCACTCTCGAACGGACCTCTTGGCTAATCGAGGTAATTCTGTGAAGCCGCTTTCCGACTTGACGACATAATCGATCGCACCGCGTTTTAAAACGTCAACGGCCGTCTGCTCATCGCCCTGGCTCGTGATGATCATTACCGGATACCGGCCCGCTTTCCCTTGCGGCTCGATCAAGTCGGTCCCCAAACCATCGGGAAGCGAAAGATCGACGATTACCAGATCAGGTACCGCTTGTTCGATGGTATCGCGTGCATCTTTGAGCGAGAAATGAGTCGTCAGTTCGAAGTCTTCGATTTCTGAACGAAAACCACGCATGATAAGTCGCGCATGCGCGGGATCGTCTTCAACAATCAACAAACGCAACTTACCTACCATAGTTATTCCGCAGAAAATTCGGGGATGAGCACTGCCTGGTGGCTTCGTCGCAGGCAATGGAAGTTGAACTTTCCCTTCAAGTTGAAGGTGTATGATTCAACTCGGTCCAATAGGCCCCGACAGACCGCATTACCTTGACAAATTGCAAGTATTCAATTGGTTTTACCAAATAGCTGTTTGCAAACCTATCGGTCGCTCCGCGAACATCCGAGTCGGCATCCGAAGTTGTGAGAATGACGACCGGAATTTGTCGAAGCACCGAGTCTTGTTTAATTCGTCCCAGCACTGTCAGGCCATCAAACTTAGGAATTCGCAGATCAAGCAATACCAAGTGTGGCAGCTTGTTCATGTGCTCGAATCTACCGGTCTGAAAAAGATATGCGAGGGCAGCCTCGCCATCGCTAACGTGATCGATATCCAGCGATTCACCAAACTCGCTGAGTGTCCTCATCATCAGTTTCGCATGGGCCGGATTGTCTTCGACCAAGAGAACGCGACTGATATTGCTGACCATCCTATGCCCTCGTTAAAAATTCGCGATCAATATCCCTAGCAAGCTTCGATCACGATTGCTCAGGTGTTTCTTTGAGTGACTTGACGTATTGATCACTATCTTGAGGACTCCTGCTGCGGCGTTCAATCAGTATTGTCCCGAATGCCAGCAAAATCAACGAGATGAAGATCCAAGCCAAGTCACATAAGGCCGTTAGCGCCGTAGGAACCGCCAGAAATGGCGTGCAGGCCGCGCCAATCACACTACCAAGAATTAAACCAACGATTGCCCCAGGCCAAAAAGACTCGCGGATCCATCCTATGATGAATCCTACTACGGCACCGGTCACTACCATGGCCACGCTCCAAGAGACCCATTGCTCTGTTGCTACCGCCGAGCCGTAGACGTCATGCGTTTGAAATGATTGCACGATTGGCATGGCGATGCGTGCCAGAATCGCCGAGAACGCAACCAGCAGCATCAGAAAGATCAGTGGGAAGGATTGACCTTTTAACATGAATATTTCCGTCTAGTACTCACTGACTCTCAATTGGCCGTCAGAGCGATGTCCCATCTGATGGAACGGGACCGATCCAATCGTTTCCGAGATGAAGCGTACGCTACCATCGCCTAGAGCCGTGTTGACACCTCCGGGATGGTAACTTCCTATGCCGCCCACATATAGTGTTGGGTCGTTCGGAATCACGCCAAGCACTTTCGCTTGCAATAGCGGCACATTCTTCCCCTTGAAGTCCATAAAATCGGCTTCGGTCAGGTTCTTGGCCTCTTCGCCTTGCTCGCCTTCTTCCTTTTCCGCTTCTTCGTCACTGACATCGTTACCTGGAATCATCGCGCTAATATTATCAAACGCTTCCCCTGGCTGCATCTCAAGCGTGTTTAACCATTCTGGGTCGGTATAGACATTGGGCAACGCCATCGCGGGGCCACTTTTTGGAGATGCCCCTGTGTTACGAAGAGTTGCTCTCGTACCGCTTAACCAACCAAGATTACTGGTGGGTATTATATTGGCTTCCCCGAGAAATAGCGTGAAGGCCACACCGTCGCTGAAATCCGCAGTCGAGAGAGATTTGTTCAATATAAACGCCCCCGTATTCGATTCACTGATCGGCAATTCACAATGGTTGTGAATCCCCACATAGTGAGAAGCACCGACTCGATTATTCACTCGATTGACGGGACTTGAAGGACACTCCAGCATCTCCAGACTTAAAGCCCTGGGACCATTTTGCACCTTATCGTAGACTCCTTTTTTGAAGTCGATATGGTTGTAGGTGGTTGCGTCTCCTAGGTAGGGGAGGGTGGCCGAAATCCAATTGTGATGATACCCCTTAGGAATATTCCGAATGGGGCTCGTATCGTTGATTGAACCTGCAGGGAAATGCTGATTCGCGGACTCGTAGTTGTGCAGAGCCAGTACCAACTGGGCGAGATGGTTCATGCACTGCATCCGGCGGGCCGCTTCGCGAGCCTGTTGCACGGCGGGAAGCAGCAAGGCAATCAATACGCCAATAATGGCAATGACTACCAGTAATTCGACCAACGTAAATCCGCGGAAAGTTCTCGCGTTCATTAGTTTATCTCCGACGCTGGGAGTGAAATGGTCCATGTTCTTTGGTCACGAAGCATCGCTACGGAGTCATCACCAAGCTCGACGATGATCTCTAATTTGCGAAGTTTCGGGTCGCCATCTGGCTCGACCTTGATGATTGCCTTGGCTGCCTGCCTGAGGCCACTGTCCGCCTTAACAAGCTGCCACGATTCTCCGTCGTATTCTGGCTGAGCTGCTAAGCGCGACTTCGCTAACTCAATTGCGGCCTCGAATAACAAGTCCATTTGCGGCCGACTCAAATCCGTAGCCGAATGCCGCGAATGCGACGCAACCCGCATTAACGAAGCGGTGGCGATCAGCACAGCCGCCACCATGGCTACCAGAACAAACACACTGACAAAGCCGCTTGGCTTGCATGATCTCGGTTTCATGGCCGCCTCCCGATGGTTTGTTCAATGACGTACTCTTCCGAAGATGGTAACCCTTGGTTTGCTTCAATCAGCACACGCACTTGCTCTGCATCGTTCTGAGAAATGGTGACGCGGCACCTGGGCAATCGATAACCTTCCAATTGGACTTTATTCGATTCCTGGAACGTTAGCGTGCGTTCGAAGAGCCCACCCTTATTTTTGTACGAGACCGACGAGTCAAGCTTCTCAATGGTTAGCGTTTGATTATCAGGCAACGCGACTTCCGTCGCATCTCGTAAGTCCTGACGAAGTTGTGATTCCAACCGCGTGACTCCACTTTGCAATTCAAGCCAGTCCTGTGCCTGACGGGAATTGAGCTGACTCTGATGCAACAGCTTGATAGCAAGCGTGGCGATCACTCCACCGATCACCATGATCACTAACGTTTCGATCAAGCTGGTTCCTTTGTTACGTCGCGATCTCATGGCTGCTCCTCCGCGACTTCCCGTGGTGTCTGCTCGAATCGCCAAGCGACCAACGAGTATTCCGGCAAATGCGGAGACTTTGGCTTCCACGTCAGGACAATCCGTTGTCCGTCGGCTGGCTCGGAAACTGCATTCAGCTCGACTTGAATCGTATCTGGAGGCAATTCTTGCTGCTGCTCTAGCTGTTGAGTCCAACTTTCGATTGTCTCTTTGGCAATTTCTGTCTCATCGGCCGCGACGACGCGTTGGGCAAGATTGCTCAATGTTTGCTCTGCCACTAATTTCTGCTTGGAAAGCCCAATCCGAGCCGACTGGACAACCTGGATGGAGAGCACCACTGACAACATAGCCCCCAAGATTGAAAGCGCGACAACGCATTCGATCACAGATAATCCAAGCTGACTGACGTTTCGGGACATGATTAGTTGACCGGCGAATAAAGGGACAAGTTAGTCACCAAGTTGATAATTGGCAGGAAGATCCCAATGGCAGCAAACAGTACCGGCAGCGCGGCCAGCATGACAAGAATTGGCAAGGCGATCTTCATGGCCGGAGCCATCCGTTGCAAATGACGACGACGCTTGCCAATCGATATCTCTTTGAGCGCCCAAGACAGGTTGCCTGCGTCCTGTGCCGAGCTGGCCAAAGCCGCTTCACCGCGATTCAGAATCCCCTCGGTGCGGAGCGATTCAATCCAGTCTGCGCCGGCTTTTTGTTGTCTACCGACCTGCCGAGCGGCTCGCCGAATTCTTCCGGCCGGAAACTTGGCTTGAACAACTTCCAACGCACTTTGTACCGGCAGATTGGCAGCAACCACCACCGAGAGAACGTTCAAAAATCGACACTCGTTCAGTGGCCCATGAACCCAACGAAGCCCCCAAGGCAGTTCACTGAAGACTCCACATTGCACCATTATCATCAACACAAACAGCAATAAGGCGATGGGAATGATGAAATACAAACACCACAAAATGATATCCGTCGACCATTGACTCCAAACCCACAACGCTGGGAAGCCACTCGCACTCAAATCAAATTCATCCATGATCATCGCTATGACAGGCTTGATTTTAATTTCGGTGAACGTCAGCAACGCCAATTGAAATAATCCGACCATAACAACCGTAATCAGGCCACCCAAGAACAGGTCGAGATTGCCATAGTTGGTCGTGTCGTCACGAATAAATTGCTTGGAATGCTTGTTGATTACGTCGACGTTGCCCATCGTCCGGCCCAGCTCGAGCATCATGACCGTTTCCGCCGGCAAAAACACACGCGCGACGCGCGACGCATCGACGAGGCTCATGCCTGCCCCCAGCGCCTTGGCGAATCGATCTGCTTTTCGCTCCTGAAGACCCGTTGCCTCTTGCCGGTACGCGACTGCACTGGCAACCGGCGAGATACCTTTCTCCATCCCCGCGATCACGATCGAAACCAGGCTACGGTTCTCCATCACACGGTAACGCTGCATACCAATGCCAAAGAGAACAAAACAGACGACCGGGATTAAGAGGGCGGCGACAAACCCCGAAATACCTGTCCACCAACCCACGCCACCAATACAAATGATCATCCAGGCCGTGAGACGAAGCGAACGACGCAGCAAGGATGATTCTTCATGAGTCGTGCTGTCCCACTGATTCGACAGAACGAGCAGAACAACGCCCAAGAGGACGGCCATCCAGAGATTCTGTAAGTGGTAAAGAAGATCCATGATCTCAGGTCAACGCTTGAATCAAGTCAATTAAAGGTGAAACTAAAACGACAAGACGAATAGCCGCCCAAAACAGGGCCGCCAACACTAGAATAGTGATCACTGGCGGCCCAATCTTGCGAATTAATTCTCGCCGAAGAGCCAAACGTTCCTTTAAAAGCCGTTCGGCGCTCTCTAATGCTTCTGAAAGAGAATTGTTCGATTCCCCCCAACGCACCAAGGGGAGAATCGATGAAGGTATGTCCGGCGAAACCTGCCAGACTTCCCCTAAGTGCTTACCCTGCTCCATTTTCTCGGCCCAAATCGGCACCAATTCCGCGTAGCGGCGACTGGAAACCGCGTCCTCTAGAAGACGTAAAGCGGTAGGGGTCGGAATATTCTGAGCGACTAAGAGCCGAAGCTTGATGATCAAATCGAGCGATTCATACCACCAGAAGATTTTTCCGACCAGCGGTACACTTCGTCTCAACAAGGCGGTCTGTGCAGGTGTCAGGAATGCAGGAATTAAGAGCAACCCCACGATCCCTAACAGAAAAAAACTGACCCACGAAATGGTGGGAGCCCGAAAGATTTCCGGATCAAACGACAAATCAAGATCAAAGTCTTCATAGATGGAAAGAAACTGCGTCTGAATCATCGGCATGATGAACACGTTCAAAAAGTCGACGACCAGCAGCGTCACCGTGGCCAAAAGCAGAGGATACGAAAGTGCGGCCCACAAATCACGCCAATACTCGTTCCGCCAATTTTCTTCTTCCAGCAACTCGTAAAGCGTCTCTCCGAGTCGATGCGATTGAATGCCGGCAACCAAAATACTTTGGTGATACTTGGGGAGTCGCACGAAACTGAGATCGTGATCGACCAACGGGTTCCCTCCGGCGCGAACCTCTTTAGCTAACTGCCGGAAGGCTTGTTTGAGTTTCCGCTGCGAGACCTCCTCAGCAAATGCTTCCAGGCCTTCATCCAATGGCATTCCGGTATTGGACAACTCGCCGATGCAGCGTAGAAGCTCGGCCGACTCGGCCTGATTAAGTGAAATGAGAGAAGGATTGACTTCGTGCTCTATCTTCAAATCATCAGCGGTCTCCGCACTGCTTACCAGCGGGCGATTCAACTCGGAATCATGATTCGAAGAACCGATAGGTGGCTGCATGAACGAAACGCGGGAACAACTTGGCTAAATAGGAAGGACCAGCACGTGACGCAGAATTCCAATCCAGGGAACAAAAAGCATCAACGCATAAAGGACAACGACAAAGCCGCCGATCACCAGTGTGGCATAAATAGGAAGCTGATTCTGAATCCATAGCCCCTGTCGCCGGGCTTGGGAATAGTATCGCTCGCCGGTAAGTGTCAGGCTATCCGCCAGAGCATCAGGCTCTAAATGCGACGCCAAGAGCCATCGGCTCAAAGGATTCAACTCGGCAGGAGACGTTTTCAAGTCTCCCATTTCTATGCGGTTGGCCCATAAACGACCGCTCACTGTCATACGACGATTGCAGGTCGCTTCGGTCGCCAATCTGACTGCTTCAGGAAGAGGACATCGATGGCGAATCAACAACCCCATCAAATCGAAGACCATCGCCCATTGACAATTCCGAGCTACTTTCTTCGCCCCCGGCAACAGCCAGGTTACAAAGCCATCTCCCAAAAACAGAAATGAGGGCCAGACTTGCAACAGTGCGATACAGAACAGCAGCAAGCCGCCAAAGGGGATCAACGCGATGAAAAGTGGCTTCAATGCGGAGAAAAAATCGATCGAGCGAATGATGAAGGACGTTTCCGGAAGGAACGAATTGATGCAGATTTCACGCATCATCCGCAGTTGTTCCATCCCCACAGTCGCTCCGAAGATGCCTGCAAGGATCAACAATATGGCCGGATAGACTGAAGCTGTGAGGTAAGAGATCCGCATCTTTTGGACGCGCCGGGCGGTTGCCGCGATATCCTCCAACGCAGATGTCAACCTACCGCTGCGAATTCCGGCCGTCACCACGGCACGATACATGGGCGGAAACCCAGTCCCCAGTTCTTCGATCGCGTCCTCCAGCGACTGCCCTGCAGAAAGACGCTCGGAGAGATCCTCGCCCAAACGGCGAAGACGTCCCGTAAGATCCTTACTCATTCTCCCCAAATGAGGATCGAGTGGTAATTCGACACGTGATAACGAAATAATCTCGGCATTGAGGGCGAGAATATCTTCTAAACGGTATGATGGACGTGTCGAAGCCACACACAGTCTTTCCAGGGACAAATAGAGAATAGCACCGCAGCTTTATTCTAACCACGTTTCCCCCTCGACGGAAGAAAACTGACATCTTGTCCATTTTCAATTTTCTCCTAACAGTGCTTTTGTTAGGCATTTGCATCGGCTGCAGTCGCCCCCGGCAAGCACCACCTAAGCCGGAACCAGACGCAATTAAATCCAAATCGATTGATCCTCAACGGGTTCTCAAATCGGCCGATTCAGATCCTCAACCTTTGCCGCCAACGGTCTACCAGGACTCCGACGGATCTGTCGATCTGTCCCCGCTTACAGCCAAGTTGATTGGGGAAGGCATCGATCTCAATGAATGGGACCAAATCGTCGGCTTCAAAAATCGAGACCAACGGGTCCTCTGGCAAATCCACATTTCCACGCCAGGTACCTATCAAATTGAAGTCGATGCCATTTGCACAAGTCCCACGCAAGAGGCCAGAATGCGTGTTTATATAGGAGATACACGCTTTTTAGAGGACCTGATTCAACTGAGCGATAACGATCAAACGCTCACGACAACGCGTCTCGGAGAGATAACACTGGATGCGCCTAAGGAATATCGCATCGAGATTGAGATGGTTGGACTTCCCTTGATCGGAAAGTTCTCTATCAGCGAAGTTCGCCTCGTTCCGCTCGAAGAAAACCCCTCGTCGCTTCCAAAATTTCAAACGGAAGATGGCTTCAACGAAGGTAACTAGCTGAACAGAGTGGATCGCTATTTTTGTTTCCGCTGCTGCTGCAGAATTGAAACGATAAAAAACATGATTCGCCTCTCGCAAAAAAAGTTCTGTGCCTACGTTATTGTAGGCTGAACGCATCCACGTTCTCTGTGGTTTGCCGAATATCGACGAAAGTAGGTCTCTAGTTAATCCATCGGCTAATTCAGATGTGGTTGATTGGATAAAACAGGAAGAATTCTGCTCTCGACCATCTCACAATGCGTCGTCCAATCAGACGGGACCGATGGGACCCGTAGTTTCACTAGGCACGGCTATGGGCTTGTCGGGATTGCGTCACTCATTTGAATAGCGCAAAATTTCTCAACCTTCATTGCACTTTTCTCATTGCGTTGAGCCCCCTAAAGGTTAACCTCAACCGTTTCCTCACTCCTCGTGCCCCCGCAACTATTCACAGGCAGCCCCATGCT
This is a stretch of genomic DNA from Bremerella alba. It encodes these proteins:
- a CDS encoding HDOD domain-containing protein; this translates as MTQNTSLKDLLAGAQLPALPQSAIRLLELAQDPENGPAEFAVPIEADPGLTGQVLRFVNSSYFGFSREISNVKLAITLVGIRTIKNFALWSAVFSLMPNPKSGPFDLKSLWQDSLRRGLFARSVGKHLGLKDAEDLFAAALLQDMAVPLLAKELGDKYRTLIEGRSEGQARMSDLERETFGWTHAEAGGVIARGWSLPEAFAELIESHLDLEDYLASPEQEPGRVAVALSALLPATADESWKELERFQSGYEKVMKGGPTVAETLEKVDADYEEFAPVLKLANPSVTLVELYNQSLQKAAT
- a CDS encoding PulJ/GspJ family protein, producing MRSRRNKGTSLIETLVIMVIGGVIATLAIKLLHQSQLNSRQAQDWLELQSGVTRLESQLRQDLRDATEVALPDNQTLTIEKLDSSVSYKNKGGLFERTLTFQESNKVQLEGYRLPRCRVTISQNDAEQVRVLIEANQGLPSSEEYVIEQTIGRRP
- a CDS encoding response regulator transcription factor, which gives rise to MPTNPTVFVIDDDPAARESIGMLIRSLGLQVETFASAEQYLQSFDANRPGCVVTDMRMLGLSGLELQEQLVEMGERIPVILISAHANMQIAVKAMRNGAITFLEKPCQQQEIVDSVNEAIALDARWRQESKESAEAKENYEKLNAGEREVMKLMMVGKANKVIANRLDVSLRTVEARRHNVFKKMNVDNIPDLTRLAMKIDELRAEIESNADSGEGMEEEE
- a CDS encoding response regulator, whose amino-acid sequence is MVSNISRVLLVEDNPAHAKLMMRTLSEFGESLDIDHVSDGEAALAYLFQTGRFEHMNKLPHLVLLDLRIPKFDGLTVLGRIKQDSVLRQIPVVILTTSDADSDVRGATDRFANSYLVKPIEYLQFVKVMRSVGAYWTELNHTPST
- a CDS encoding DUF1559 domain-containing protein encodes the protein MNARTFRGFTLVELLVVIAIIGVLIALLLPAVQQAREAARRMQCMNHLAQLVLALHNYESANQHFPAGSINDTSPIRNIPKGYHHNWISATLPYLGDATTYNHIDFKKGVYDKVQNGPRALSLEMLECPSSPVNRVNNRVGASHYVGIHNHCELPISESNTGAFILNKSLSTADFSDGVAFTLFLGEANIIPTSNLGWLSGTRATLRNTGASPKSGPAMALPNVYTDPEWLNTLEMQPGEAFDNISAMIPGNDVSDEEAEKEEGEQGEEAKNLTEADFMDFKGKNVPLLQAKVLGVIPNDPTLYVGGIGSYHPGGVNTALGDGSVRFISETIGSVPFHQMGHRSDGQLRVSEY
- a CDS encoding BBP7 family outer membrane beta-barrel protein; amino-acid sequence: MNANGHTVVATCGMVAVRSRKPECGTESNNSALFGSFEVRHLDGSEAKSWSILVMKTFLSVPGALAGLLSASALFAQSPGDIYPSSAYRPGATYYAEPSAPAKLWSQPTSNVSYKPEASLEPIQGDKAYMDALEGKHEEVAPPVMPGLEQSVLSSGDCDSGDCYGGYGSEAYANICMPCNRWFAYGGALIMNRDLEKEVWLSYDTGDIGRQVMGSHDAGMDWSGGYEVRLGKHTGCGTWAWEGVFWAIRDTTEFQVNNTQVTGNLNTVLEDNFQGLSYNGGGGLSNIDDYYNNALNHRLRRTSDFYNLELNMFQDPTMFTCNTGCNNFSVGVLGGVRYFRFAESLSYSADTVDYSYTGQVDEVNYDIDVSNNLIGPQIGLIGNWTHGCWNVHLGTKFGIYGNIVTQDSELYGANGYAVVDNVASPNNGGAFDLNSSRSRVTFLGELDLGVDYQVFNCLTFKGGYRALAASGVGLAADQIPQNFEDFAVVNHVQASSDIILHGAYFGGEFVW
- a CDS encoding ATP-binding protein; the protein is MVGKLRLLIVEDDPAHARLIMRGFRSEIEDFELTTHFSLKDARDTIEQAVPDLVIVDLSLPDGLGTDLIEPQGKAGRYPVMIITSQGDEQTAVDVLKRGAIDYVVKSESGFTELPRLAKRSVREWRLQREKMEAEEALRNSEQRYRALIDHSPTSIVVACEGKIVLANGMAQKCLRASSTAEVVGKFIEAFDIPDNGVLGRGDEGNADRRSPSQLNEYVLRRVDGTLLDVELMTTSVDYYGQNATQYVFQDITLRKAAETEMRIRDRAIASAGDGIFIVQLSLGEIKVVDCNQAFLEIVGCDRELVGQIGLKVIRCDSRYDARLRLIVAGIHSRQPARDTIRIQAENEEFRWVEISISPVHVSDSQNSHVVGVVHDITEKVNAEEEIRRHNAELAHFLRLTAMGELVAGLAHEVNQPLYAISNYAGTCENLLKLPEGIDKPSLQQCVSRIGQQARRAAEIIRRLRNFVSRTAPKAESAEIKDLLGDSIALLTPLLEEQAIEISLEIDSSTPRVFVDRIQIEQVLINLITNAIDAIDDNNAERIIEIKSKLVETKQDPMVQISVRDYGVGLPPAFDVFEAFQSTKEKGMGMGLSISRTIIESHGGKIWVESGTSRGTSFFFTLPTSLQQVTGYADESDRVCH